The Couchioplanes caeruleus nucleotide sequence TCCGCCTCCTGCCACCGGACCTGTACGCCGCGGCGCTGCGCCTCTGCGCTGCCCGCCGCCAGCAGCTCCGGGGTCACGTCGGCCGCGGTCACGTCCGCCCCGGCGAGCGCGGCGGGGATCGCGACGTTGCCCGTACCCGCGGCGACGTCGAGCACCCGCAGCCCCGGCCCGACGCCGCACGCCTCGACCAGCACCGGCCCGAGCGCCGGAATCACCTCGGCGGCGACCGTGGGATAGTCCCCGAGCGCCCACGTCTCCCGAGCCGTCATGTCAGTGCCCCCTCGTTGGTGATGCCCCCGACCGTAGGGCCCGCAGGGAGGAACGAACCAGTACACGATCTGTACCGGCCGGGCGGGGCGGCATAGCGTACCGGTATGGGCGCGTCCTACCAGCAGTTCTGTCCCGTGGCCAAGGCCATGGAGGTGCTCGACGAGCGCTGGACGCTGCTCGTCGTCCGGGAACTCGTGGCGGGCAGCCGCCACTTCAACGACCTCCGGCGCGGGCTGCCGCGGATGTCGCCGACGCTGCTGTCGAAACGGCTGCAGCAGCTCGTCGCCGCGGGCGTCGTCCGCCGCGAACCCGCCGGCACGGAGGTGCACTACCTGCTGACCCCCGCCGGGCGCGAGCTCGAACCGGTCGTCCTGGCGCTGGGCGCGTGGGGCGTGCGCTGGATCGGCGAGCTGGGCGACGCGGACCTCGACCCGAGGCTGCTGCTGTGGGACATGC carries:
- a CDS encoding winged helix-turn-helix transcriptional regulator translates to MGASYQQFCPVAKAMEVLDERWTLLVVRELVAGSRHFNDLRRGLPRMSPTLLSKRLQQLVAAGVVRREPAGTEVHYLLTPAGRELEPVVLALGAWGVRWIGELGDADLDPRLLLWDMHRHVDHTALPTGRTVVHFRFPDTPPRLRDWWLVLTDADADVCDADPGHPVTVSVTARLRCLTEVWRGDVSWRQALRSGDLRIDGPETLRRALPGWFRPTAFAEVPRPSVPA